From Paenarthrobacter sp. A20:
GGAAACTTCAAGGTTCCTTTTCCTAAGACGAACTGTTCCATCTCTGCGTTCAGGTTTTCGTCCTCACGTGGAATCGGATACACCGAGATGTGGTGCGCCCATGCGGCGAAGTACACCACGTAGTGCCCGTCGATGGTGATGGTGGGTATGTCGTAGCTGATCATTTCCCCGGCACCGGGCACAGCAGCGTGAATGCACCTGCGGATCTCTTCGAGGATCGGCTGAGTGTCTTCGTGCTGGGCAGATATATAGGCGTCCACTGTTGGATATTTCGCGGCCATCGTCATTTCTCCCTACGGTTCAGCTCTCGCCGGGGAACCGGCCGCCGATCAGCCTGGTCATGTGTTCAGCGGTAGCGAGCAAGGGCTCAACCCAGGCCTCGCACGTCTCCAACGGCATGCGAAGGGTTGGTCCGCTGATGGTCACGGCGCCCACCAAGCCAGCGGCCGAATCGAAGACCGGGGCGGACAGGCCTGAAGCGCCGTCTTCCCGCTCACCCACCGTGATCGCGAATCCATCGGCGTGGGTCTTCTTGACCGCGGCTTCCAGTTCTTCGGAGCTGGTGATGGTGAAGTCCGTGATTGATTCCAGGGGGTCGCGGAGGACAGCTTCCAACAGCTCAGGAGACCAAGCCAACAAGACCCGGCCTGCCGAACCTGCGTGGAGCGGGACGATCTTGCCCAGGTGCATCTCCCGGCGTAGCGCGTGATGCGTGTCAGCCATAGCCACGCACACCCTGTAGTGCTGCTCGGCTTTGAAGAAGCATGCAGTCTCGCCGGTGGTGTCCCGCAGCGTCTTGAGCAGCGGACTCAGGATGTCCACCACTTCCATCCCCCGGGTTGCAGGCGCCGCCCAGTACGCCATTCTCATGCCGATCCTGTAGGCGTCGCCCTCCCGGTCAAGGAAGCCTTGCGTTGTCAGATTCGTGACCAGCCGCTGCACCGTTGAGGTGGGCATTCCGGTGAACTCGCGGATATCGGCCAACTGCAACACTGGGTTCGACAAGGAAAAGGCGTCCAAAATGGACGTGATCTTGCCCAGAACGAGCAATGGGTTGCCGTTGGCCCTCGCGGAAGCATCGGATGCTGACATAGGACTCACGCTAAACGCTGCAAGGGAGTCGCGCCAATCCCGCCGGTAGGGTTGCAGCATGGGGACAGTTCTGGAGGCCGAGGGCCTGCTTGTGGGGTATGCCGGGGCTCCGGTGTGCGGTGAAGTTTCTGCGTCCGTGGACGCTGGCGAAGTCTTGGGAGTCGTAGGCGTCAACGGCGCCGGGAAGTCCACGGTAGCCCGGACCATCGCGGGACGGCAGGCTTCCCTGGCGGGGGACGTGAAAGTCCATGGGCTCCTCATAGATCCCGACGCCATACCCTTCCGCCGGCAGGTATCCGCGGTCTTCGACGACGACCTCTTCTTCCCTTCGCTCACTGTCCGGGAGCACCTGCTCCTTGTTGCCCGCGGGCATTCCCTCGATGATCCTGAAGCACGGGTGGAGGACGAGCTGGAATTCTTCGGGCTGCTGGGCAGGTCCCATGCCATCCCGGATGCTCTCTCTTCCGGTCAACGGCGCAGGCTGTTGCTCGCCGCTGGACTCATCCGCCCGTCGTCGCTCCTGATCCTTGACGAGCCCGAACAACGGCTCGATCCCCGGATGCGGGTGGCGCTCGGCGAACGCATAGCGGCGCATGCCAAAGAAGGTGGCGCAGTAGTCCTGGTGACCCACGATCCGCAGTTGCTGCTCGCCACGGCCTCCACGTGTTTGGTCATTGACGAGGAAGTCCAGGAATTCGATCCTGAGCAGGGGGCCTCGATCATTGCCGGGTCCTGACACAGTCACCCTTTCCCCGTCCACGCAGGGCCGGGAACTTGCCGCCGCAATTGTCCGCTTCACCCACCGGTCCTCCCGACGCTACAAGCGCAGCCGGACCTCATGGGGCGAACGCTTCGTCGATGCCTACAGCTGGGGCCTGGGAATCGGCGTTTCCCTGACCATCGCTGCCTCGTTTGTCCTGGCGTTGCGCAACGAGATTGCTGACCGGGCTTCCACCGCAAACGGCATCATCCGGACGCAGTGGCTCGTCCTGCCGGAAGAGGTGCTGTGGACGTCCGTGACCTTCGCGGCCCTCCTGGTCATCGGCAACCTGGCCCGCAAGCTCGGTCCGATGACCGTGAACGGAGCCGAGGGCAGCTGGTGGCTGACGCTACCGATCGACCGCCGGCCCATGGTCCTGCCGCCGTTCCTCCGCAAAGTCGTACTCACTGCGGCTGGTTCGGCAATCATCTACTTGCCCTTCAGCATGGTGACCTTCGTTGACCGCGCTCCCAGGGAGCACCTGCTCGCTTCGTTGTCTTTCGGCGCTGCCGGGGCCATTGCGCTGGTTCTGGCAGCCCTGCAACAGCTTCGTTTGCTGTCACCGCGGATTGGCAAAGCAACGACGGCGGCGGTCCTGCTTGGGTGCTCGATCCTTCCCGCGCTGGCATCGTCCCCGTGGCCAACAGCGTTGGTCGGCGCGGCCGCCGTCGGACTCCTGTCGCTTGTCGTGCCGCGTGCCGGGCAGGTGCGGGGCGAAGAACTGGTCCGGGGCGGAGCCGTGGCCGGTCACGCCGGAGCGTCCCTGTTCATGATGGACTCCAACGAGGTGCTGCGCGCATTGAGCGGAGGCCGTCAAAGCGTCGACGGCGGCAGGGCAGCCAGGTTCTACGCCCGGCCCGCCGGCGGACCGCTGAGGGCCCTGATCCGCGCCGATGTAGTTGCCTTCCTCCGACTCAATCCCCCGCTGATGCCACCAATCCTGTGGCTTGCTGCCTGCATCGCCATGTTGCTCGTGGAAGGCGGGCTGCCGGAATTCGCCCAATTGGCGGTCATCGTGATCGCAGGGTGTGCCACGGCTTCCGGTATGGGAAGTGTGGCCCGCAAGACTGCCCTGGTTCCGGAACTCGACGCACTCCTGCCATTGCACCCGGCACTGGTAAGGACCAGCCGGACGCTCATGCCATGCGCTGCGATGGCACTCTGGATGGCGATCCTGAGCGGGCTGCTGGTTCTGCTCGGTGCTGCGGATCCCTGGCTCATCGGTGTCGGCGCCCTTGCAGGTGTTGGCATGGGCGCAGGCACGCTCCGCGCGGCCACCAGAACACCGCCGGACTGGACGGCTCCCCCGGTTGAAACTCCGTTCGGCCCCGTTCCCCGTGCTCAACTCGGCTCGTTGATGCGCGGCCTGGACGTGACAGTCCTGGCGACCATACCGCTGGTGGTGGCGTTGTACCTCGGCTACGTTCCGCTGCTGGTGGTGATGGTGCAGGCCGTTTTCAGTGCCGGGATCTTCCTTGTGGTGGTGCTGACCCGGGCCAAGAGGTCCTAGCCAGGATTTACAGCAGCACCGTGCCTTGGATGCACGTGGCCGACGCTCCGCCTACCCAGATCTCTCCGTCTTCTGCTTTGACGTGGACCCGGCCGGCCCTGCCCAACGCAGTGCCTTGGGCAGCTATGTACTCCCGGGGTGCCCTGCCGCTGCCGATCAACCATTGGGCTGCGCCGGCATTGAAGCTGCCCGTGACCGGGTCCTCCACCATGGCGTCGCCCGGAATGAAGGTGCGCACTTCGAAGTCGACGGCGGCACCCGGCTCGTGCGGGCCGATCACCCCGACCTTGAGGTCACCCATGGCCACGAGGTCCGGTTCGATGGACAGCACCTGCTCGGCTGATCCAAGGAGCACGCCGATCCACTCCGGGCCGTTGACCAGCCACGATGCATCCAAAAGTGCGTCCTCAGGAAGCCGCAATCCGGCAGCGAGCTGGGCACGGACGCCGCCGTCCACCGGGCCGAAGCGTGTCAGCGGCGGTGCAGCGAAAGCCAGCCTGCCGGCGTCGTGCTTCACCCGAACCAAACCCGCACCGCATTCCTGAACCAGGACGCCGTCAGTCTTGGGCACTCCCCCGGCCTGGAGCCACGTGTGCGCCGAACCCAGCGTGGGGTGACCGGCGAACGGGAACTCCTCGCTGCCCGTGAAGATCCGTACTTTGTAGTCAGCCTGGGGGTCAGTAGGAGGCAGGAGGAACGTGGTCTCGGAAAGATTGGTCCAATGGGCGAAGTGCTGCATTCTCTCGCTGCTGAGGCCTTCCGCGTCGACCACGACGGCCAACGGGTTGCCGAGGTAAGGCTGGTCGGAGAAGACGTCCACTTGGTGGAACGGGCGGCTGCGCAGGGCTTCTGAAGTCACCGCTGCAGGCTATCACCGCTTGCTGGCGGGCCTGCCCCGCGTCTGCGAAACTACCAGCATGGCAGAGAACAAGACCCAGCCCACGGACGTGTCCGTGGAAGAATTCCTGGCCTCCGTGGAACATCCGAAGCGGCGCGAAGACGGTTTCGAGTTGCTGGACATGATGCGGGACATCACCGGGCAGGAAGCCGTGATGTGGGGTCCTACGATCGTCGGATTCGGCAGCTATCACTACAAGTACGACAGCGGTCGCGAAGGTGACGCCGCCGCCGTCGGCTTCTCACCACGCAAGGCAAACCTGGTCCTCTACGGAGTCACGGAAGGCCCTGACGCGGACCGCCTGCTCCCCGAACTCGGCAAGCACAAAACCAGCACCGCATGCCTCTACGTGAACAAACTGGACGACGTGGACCGCGGTGTCCTCGCCGAGATGATCCGCACGGGCTACCACCACGTCATGGACGAATTCCACACACCTTAGGTCTCCCGCCGAACAAAAAGGCCCCCACCACCGGAATCCGGTGATGGGGGCCTTCAGGTGCAGTCAGAGACTACTTTGCTGCAACGACCTCGAGGTCGATGACAGCGGAAACATCCTCGTGCAGGCGAACGTTGGCCGTGTACGAACCGACAGACTTGATGTGGTTCGGCAGTTCAACGTTGCGCTTGTCGATGGCGCCAAGGCCAGCGGCCTCAACAGCAGCAGCGACATCAGCAGGCTTGACGGTGCCGAAGAGACGACCGGACTCGCCGGCCTTCACCTCGAGCTTGACCTTCTTGGAGGACAGAGCCTGGGCCTGTGCCTGAGCAGCTTCGACAGAAGCGTGGGCACGAGCAGCGCGGGCAGCCTTGATGGACTCAACCTGCTTCTCGCCACCCTTGGTCCAGGTCAGAGCGAAGCCGCGGGGCAGCAGGAAGTTACGTGCGTAACCGTCCTTGACCTCGACAACGTCGCCAGCAGCACCGAGACCGGTTACTTCGTGGGTCAGAATGAGCTTTGCCATGTTAGTTAATCCCTTCCCTTAGCCGCGGCCAGCGCCGGAGTAAGGCAGCAGAGCAACTTCGCGGGCGTTCTTGATTGCCTGGGCGATCTTGCGCTGTTCCTGAACGGTAACGCCAGTGACGCGACGAGCGCGGATCTTTCCGCGGTCGGAGATGAACTTGCGCAGCAGTGCTACGTCCTTGTAGTCGATGACAGTGATGTCAGCGGCCTTCAAGGGGTTGGACTTTGGTTTGGGCTTACGGAGTTCAGCCTTAGCCATCGTGGAGCTCCTTTTCTATGGAGCCCGTGGATATTGATCCACGGGATGGTGGTGTTCGACGGCGGTTGGCACCTTGGTGCCTTGCGGCAGTTCCGGTGAGTGTCCGGCGTCGGACTTTTATTTTTTGTTTAGAAGGGAGGTTCGGAATCGGGGCCGTTGCCCCAGCCGCCAGCGTTGCTGACACCGGGCGTAGCCCAGGGGTCATCCTGCTGTTGTGCGGGCTGGTTGCCGCCCCAGGTTCCACCGGAGTTGCCGCCGCCTTGGTTTCCACCGGGAGCGCCACCTCCAAAGCCACCGGAGTTACCGGCGTTACCGCCACCAAAGCCACCCTGGCCACCGCCGGAGCGCTGGGTTCGGTTGACCTTGGCGTTTGCGTAACGCAGGCTGGGGCCGATTTCGTCGACCTCAAGCTCGATTACGGTGCGCTTTTCGCCTTCTTTGGTTTCGTAAGAACGGCTCTTCAAACGGCCGGAAACGATGACGCGCATGCCCTTTGTGAGGGACTCGGCCACGTTCTCAGCTGCTTCTCGCCATACCGATGCGCGGAGGAACAGGGTTTCCCCGTCCTTCCACTCATTGGACTGGCGGTCAAAGGTCCGGGGAGTAGAAGCGATGGTGAAGTTCGCTACTGCTGAGCCAGACGGGGTGAACCGCAGCTCGGGGTCATTGGTGAGATTACCGATGACCGTAATAGTGGTTTCGCCTGCCATCTACTGCCTCCTTGTTCGTTCCTGCGTAGTAAAGATCTTGAAGGGGCTGATTACTCAGCAACGACCTTCTGGTCTTCAGGGCGGATGATCTTGGTGCGCATGATCGTCTCGTTGAGAGACAGCTGGCGATCAAGTTCCTTGGCGGTAGCCGGTGCTGCGGTGAAGTTCACCACTGCGTAGATACCTTCGGACTTCTTCTTGATGTCGTATGCCAGACGGCGACGGCCCCAGATGTCAACCTTTTCGATGGTTCCACCATCGGTGGTGATGACATTGAGGAACTTCTGAAGCGACGACTCTACGGTACGCTCTTCGACCTCGGGGTCGATGATTACCATCAATTCGTAAGGACGCATATGTGAACCCACCTCCTTTGGGCTAAGCGGTTACGGTATTTCCGTAACAGGAGGTTCATTTGCGATGCTGTGGCTCACTCCCCCGCCGAAGACTCGGAAGGAGGGCGCAACACAGACTTCAATATCTTAGTGCATCTCCTGCACCCAAAGCTATTCGAGGGGATCCGGAGCTGGAACCGGCCGGATTGCGTATGTGGATAACCCAGCGCCGGGGCACGGAATACTGGGACCATGACCACCCTGAAGTCCATCGTCCTCTTCGTTTTGGCTGCCGTCGCAGAAATCGGTGGGGCCTGGCTCATTTGGCAGGCCGTGCGTGAAGGCAAGGCCTGGTGGTGGGCAGGACTGGGCATCCTGGCCCTGGGGATCTACGGATTCTTTGCCGCTTTCCAGCCCGACGCCCACTTTGGCCGCGTTCTGGCCGCGTACGGTGGCGTGTTCATTGTGGGTTCGCTGGCGTGGGGAATGCTGATGGACGGCTTCCGACCGGACCGCTGGGACATCATCGGCGCCGCAATCTGCGTAGTAGGCGTCGCCGTGATCATGTTTGCCCCGCGCTCAGGCGCGTAGGCCAGCACCCGGACGCCTCGGCCATAGACGACAAAACCCCCGGAAGATGACCTTCCGGGGGTTTCCGTGTGCGCGGAGGGGGACTTGAACCCCCACCCCCTTTCGAGGACTAGCACCTCAAGCTAGCGCGTCTGCCATTCCGCCACCCGCGCAAGGTGATCAGGAGAACCAGCGTTTCGTTTTTCTCCTCGACAGCGACAAAGACACTAACACGAGGAACGGCAATCCGTGGATTCCTGTCCCCGTGATGGCGTCCCGCTAGGGTGGGGCCATGGATGCCACACCCCTGAACACCCTTGTCCTAACGGTCGTCTTCGCCGCAATCGGGCTGTATGCCCTGTACTACGTGATCCGCGCCGGCGTCCGGGACGGCATCCTCCAGGCAGACAAGAAGCGCGAAACGTCACCCCGAACAGACATTCCCACTGGCTAGGCTGTGCACATGGACAAGGTCAGGGTGAGGCGGAGCCGGCCGCGCTTCGTCGTCATGGTTCTAGCCGGCGCCGTGGCCTTCGTCGTCACTGGAGTCCCAGGCAACTGGGTGGATGCACCGGCCGTCGGCTGGGCCGTGGCAGCGCTTGTCTACGTGGCCTGGGTGTGGCTGGTGATCGCCCGCCTCGATCCGGCCCAGACTGAACAACACGCCACCTCCGAGGACCCTTCCAGGGGAGTCACGGACCTGCTGATACTCGTGGCAAACCTTGCCAGCCTTGCCGCTGTGGCCGCCGTGATCGTCAATTCGCATACGGAAGGAACGGGCGCCCGCCTGTCTTCTGCGGCTCTCGCGCTGGCCTGCGTGGCACTGTCCTGGATGCTGGTCCAAACGCTCTTCACCCTGCGTTACGCGGAGCTCTACTACAGCCCGGAGGCCGACGCCGGCGGTGAAGTGGGCGGCATCAGCTTCAACCAGGACCGCCCGCCCCAGTACACGGACTTTGCCTATCTCGCCACCAGCTTGGGGATGACTTACCAGGTATCGGACACCAACATTGGCAACCACCGGATCCGCGCCGAAGCCCTGAAGCACAGCCTGCTGTCCTACCTCTTCGGCACTGTCATCCTGGCCGTCACCATCAACCTGGTCATCGGGCTGGCGCAGTAGCCGCTGCTTGGTCCCGTTAAAGCGAAACGGGACAACCGCCGTCGAACATTGACGGCAGCTGCCCCGCGGTAAAGACGCTTACGACGCCGGCCCGGAACCAACCTCGGAGCGCTCGGCTTCCGCTGTAGTCGCCCGGGGCGGGGTTGCTCCACGCTTGCGGTAGCGGAACACGCCGATGGCTACGACGACAGCTGCCAGTGCGAGGGACAGGAACAGGGACTCACGGGTGGATTCGATGATGACCATCCCGATAATCAGCGCCACGATGGCAGCGATGGCGATCCACGTGAGGTACGGGAAGAACCACATTTTGAGATCGAGGTCCTTGGCTGCTGCACCCATTCGCTTGCGCAGGATGAGCTGCGAGGTCGCGATGACCAGCCAAACGAAGAGCGCGATGGCACCGGAGGTGTTCACGAGGAACAGGAACACCGTGTCCGGGGCGATGTAGTTGAGGCCAACGGTGACGAACCCAACCACGGTGGACGCGAGGACAGCTGCAGCCGGAACGCCGCGCTTGGAGATCTTCATCCACGACCTGGGAGCATCGCCACGCTGGGAGAGAGAGAACAGCATGCGGCTGGCCGTGTACAGGCCGGAGTTCAGGCAGGAGAGCACCGAGGTGAGGACAACGATGTCCATGATGGTGCCCGCGCCCGGGATGCCGTAGAGCTCGATGACGGCAACGTAGGGGCTCTTGGCAACAGAGGCGTCGTTCCAAGGCAGGAGCGTCACCACGATGGCGATGGATCCGATGTAGAAGATCAGGATGCGCCACACCGTGGACTTCACGGCCTTCTTGACGGCGTCCACGGGGTTCTCGGATTCGCCGGCTGCAATGGTGGCGATTTCGGCGCCGAAGAACGAGAAGACCACCACGAGGATGCCCGCCAGGACAGCGCCCGGCCCATTCGGCATGAAACCACCCTGATCCAGGAGGTTCGCAACGCCAGGTGCGGAAACGCCCGGCATCAGGCCAAGGATCGCGGCAATACCGGCGAGGAGGAAGATCACGATTGCAGCGACCTTGATGGACGCGAACCAGAACTCAAACTCGCCGTAGGACTTCACCGAGCCGAGGTTCGTCAGGGTCAGGAGGACCATGAGAACCAATGCCCAGATCCATTGATCGACGCCGGGAACCCAGCGGTGCATGATGGCGGCGCCCGCCGTTGCCTCGATGCCGAGGACGATGATCCAGAACCACGCATAGAGCCAGCCAATACTGAACCCTGCCCAACGGCCAAGGGCTTTATCAGCGTATGTGGAGAACGAGCCGGTTTCAGGGTTGGCCGCAGCCATCTCACCAAGCATGCGCATGACGAGAATGACCACGAGGCCTGCGGCCAGGTAGGCCACGAGGATGCCCGGGCCAGCCTGCTGAATGGCAGCGCCGGAGCCTACGAACAGACCTGCTCCAATGACGCCGGCGATGGCAATCATGGACAGGTGGCGCGGCTTCAGGGACTTGGAAAGCTGTTGGTCAGCGTGCATGGATCGGCGCCGTCCTTTAGGTTTTGGGAATTGGCCTCAGTGGTGTGCCACGGGCCACATGACTAATTCACGCTAACCTGCTACAACGATGCCGATCCTGTGCAACCGAACATTTTGCCTGCTCCGAAACAGGGACCATGCACAAAATGTAAACCTCAGGGCATCTAATGTTTCCTATAGGAAACTTTTGAAATGGCCCTGAAATGACTGCTTGAGGCTTTCCCTCAGGCGGCAGTCCGGAAGAACAACTCCGAAACGTCAGCCAGCCTCTTCGGATCTTCCACGCCACACAGCTCGCGGGCAGAGTGCATCGAGAGTAGCGGAATGCCCACATCCACCGTCCGGATTCCGAGGCGGGTTGCGGTCAGGGGACCGATGGTGGAACCACAGGGGAGATCGTTGTTGGAGACGTATTCCTGATAAGGCACATTGGCTTCGTCGCACAAACGGGCCCACAGTGCCGCGCCTGTGGCATCTGTGGCATAGCGCTGGTTGGCATTGATCTTCAACAGTGGGCCGCCATTCAGCAGCGGCTTGTTCGCGGGATCGTGCTTCTCCGCGTAGTTGGGGTGGACAGCGTGGCCCGCGTCCGCGGAAACACAAAACGACGCCGCCAGCGCCTGCCGCCGCTGGCTCACCGAGGCGCCAAGACCGTCGGAGATGCGTACCAGGATGTCCTCAAGGATGGGGCCACAGGCGCCGGAACGCGAGTTGGAGCCGATCTCCTCATGATCGAAGGCCGCAAGGACGGCGATCGGGCCATCGGCGGGTGCGGCGGCCGCATGCGCTATCAACGCCACCAGGCCAGCGTGCGTGGAGGAAAGGTTATCCATGCGGCCTGAAGCGAATAACTCACCATGTGCTCCAAAAATCGCCGGCGCCTGGGTGTCTGCCACCACGACGTCGTACCCGCCGATATCGGCAGCGTCCACAGTGGCGCCTTCAACGCGATCGGCGAGCAGTGCCAGCAGATCCTCCCCAGCGGGATCTCCCTGGCCGAAAATGGGGTTCATGTGCTGCTGCTTGGACAGGTGGAGGCCATTGTCGTTGACCCCGCGGTCCAGGTGAATCGCCAGCTGTGGAAAGCGCAGGAGGGGTCCTGTGGCA
This genomic window contains:
- a CDS encoding single-stranded DNA-binding protein — its product is MAGETTITVIGNLTNDPELRFTPSGSAVANFTIASTPRTFDRQSNEWKDGETLFLRASVWREAAENVAESLTKGMRVIVSGRLKSRSYETKEGEKRTVIELEVDEIGPSLRYANAKVNRTQRSGGGQGGFGGGNAGNSGGFGGGAPGGNQGGGNSGGTWGGNQPAQQQDDPWATPGVSNAGGWGNGPDSEPPF
- a CDS encoding DUF1801 domain-containing protein, with product MAENKTQPTDVSVEEFLASVEHPKRREDGFELLDMMRDITGQEAVMWGPTIVGFGSYHYKYDSGREGDAAAVGFSPRKANLVLYGVTEGPDADRLLPELGKHKTSTACLYVNKLDDVDRGVLAEMIRTGYHHVMDEFHTP
- a CDS encoding DUF1345 domain-containing protein, which gives rise to MDKVRVRRSRPRFVVMVLAGAVAFVVTGVPGNWVDAPAVGWAVAALVYVAWVWLVIARLDPAQTEQHATSEDPSRGVTDLLILVANLASLAAVAAVIVNSHTEGTGARLSSAALALACVALSWMLVQTLFTLRYAELYYSPEADAGGEVGGISFNQDRPPQYTDFAYLATSLGMTYQVSDTNIGNHRIRAEALKHSLLSYLFGTVILAVTINLVIGLAQ
- a CDS encoding IclR family transcriptional regulator; this encodes MSASDASARANGNPLLVLGKITSILDAFSLSNPVLQLADIREFTGMPTSTVQRLVTNLTTQGFLDREGDAYRIGMRMAYWAAPATRGMEVVDILSPLLKTLRDTTGETACFFKAEQHYRVCVAMADTHHALRREMHLGKIVPLHAGSAGRVLLAWSPELLEAVLRDPLESITDFTITSSEELEAAVKKTHADGFAITVGEREDGASGLSAPVFDSAAGLVGAVTISGPTLRMPLETCEAWVEPLLATAEHMTRLIGGRFPGES
- a CDS encoding iron chaperone, with the translated sequence MAAKYPTVDAYISAQHEDTQPILEEIRRCIHAAVPGAGEMISYDIPTITIDGHYVVYFAAWAHHISVYPIPREDENLNAEMEQFVLGKGTLKFPLAKPIPYVLIARVAARLAAEKLAAEKKEGH
- a CDS encoding amino acid permease, with translation MHADQQLSKSLKPRHLSMIAIAGVIGAGLFVGSGAAIQQAGPGILVAYLAAGLVVILVMRMLGEMAAANPETGSFSTYADKALGRWAGFSIGWLYAWFWIIVLGIEATAGAAIMHRWVPGVDQWIWALVLMVLLTLTNLGSVKSYGEFEFWFASIKVAAIVIFLLAGIAAILGLMPGVSAPGVANLLDQGGFMPNGPGAVLAGILVVVFSFFGAEIATIAAGESENPVDAVKKAVKSTVWRILIFYIGSIAIVVTLLPWNDASVAKSPYVAVIELYGIPGAGTIMDIVVLTSVLSCLNSGLYTASRMLFSLSQRGDAPRSWMKISKRGVPAAAVLASTVVGFVTVGLNYIAPDTVFLFLVNTSGAIALFVWLVIATSQLILRKRMGAAAKDLDLKMWFFPYLTWIAIAAIVALIIGMVIIESTRESLFLSLALAAVVVAIGVFRYRKRGATPPRATTAEAERSEVGSGPAS
- a CDS encoding ABC transporter ATP-binding protein, encoding MGTVLEAEGLLVGYAGAPVCGEVSASVDAGEVLGVVGVNGAGKSTVARTIAGRQASLAGDVKVHGLLIDPDAIPFRRQVSAVFDDDLFFPSLTVREHLLLVARGHSLDDPEARVEDELEFFGLLGRSHAIPDALSSGQRRRLLLAAGLIRPSSLLILDEPEQRLDPRMRVALGERIAAHAKEGGAVVLVTHDPQLLLATASTCLVIDEEVQEFDPEQGASIIAGS
- the rplI gene encoding 50S ribosomal protein L9, with product MAKLILTHEVTGLGAAGDVVEVKDGYARNFLLPRGFALTWTKGGEKQVESIKAARAARAHASVEAAQAQAQALSSKKVKLEVKAGESGRLFGTVKPADVAAAVEAAGLGAIDKRNVELPNHIKSVGSYTANVRLHEDVSAVIDLEVVAAK
- the rpsR gene encoding 30S ribosomal protein S18, with protein sequence MAKAELRKPKPKSNPLKAADITVIDYKDVALLRKFISDRGKIRARRVTGVTVQEQRKIAQAIKNAREVALLPYSGAGRG
- a CDS encoding M18 family aminopeptidase; the encoded protein is MSPNASAAIDHIQDLGTYVAASPSSFHAVHEAARRLDAVGFTGLDELQPWDGGAGKFYVIRDGALIAWVTPENAGPTTGFNILGAHTDSPSFKLKPKPTTGKFGWLQAGVEVYGGPLLNSWLDRELQLAGRLVLRDGTQHLTATGPLLRFPQLAIHLDRGVNDNGLHLSKQQHMNPIFGQGDPAGEDLLALLADRVEGATVDAADIGGYDVVVADTQAPAIFGAHGELFASGRMDNLSSTHAGLVALIAHAAAAPADGPIAVLAAFDHEEIGSNSRSGACGPILEDILVRISDGLGASVSQRRQALAASFCVSADAGHAVHPNYAEKHDPANKPLLNGGPLLKINANQRYATDATGAALWARLCDEANVPYQEYVSNNDLPCGSTIGPLTATRLGIRTVDVGIPLLSMHSARELCGVEDPKRLADVSELFFRTAA
- a CDS encoding DUF6297 family protein; translated protein: MPGPDTVTLSPSTQGRELAAAIVRFTHRSSRRYKRSRTSWGERFVDAYSWGLGIGVSLTIAASFVLALRNEIADRASTANGIIRTQWLVLPEEVLWTSVTFAALLVIGNLARKLGPMTVNGAEGSWWLTLPIDRRPMVLPPFLRKVVLTAAGSAIIYLPFSMVTFVDRAPREHLLASLSFGAAGAIALVLAALQQLRLLSPRIGKATTAAVLLGCSILPALASSPWPTALVGAAAVGLLSLVVPRAGQVRGEELVRGGAVAGHAGASLFMMDSNEVLRALSGGRQSVDGGRAARFYARPAGGPLRALIRADVVAFLRLNPPLMPPILWLAACIAMLLVEGGLPEFAQLAVIVIAGCATASGMGSVARKTALVPELDALLPLHPALVRTSRTLMPCAAMALWMAILSGLLVLLGAADPWLIGVGALAGVGMGAGTLRAATRTPPDWTAPPVETPFGPVPRAQLGSLMRGLDVTVLATIPLVVALYLGYVPLLVVMVQAVFSAGIFLVVVLTRAKRS
- the rpsF gene encoding 30S ribosomal protein S6 encodes the protein MRPYELMVIIDPEVEERTVESSLQKFLNVITTDGGTIEKVDIWGRRRLAYDIKKKSEGIYAVVNFTAAPATAKELDRQLSLNETIMRTKIIRPEDQKVVAE
- a CDS encoding PhzF family phenazine biosynthesis protein, with amino-acid sequence MTSEALRSRPFHQVDVFSDQPYLGNPLAVVVDAEGLSSERMQHFAHWTNLSETTFLLPPTDPQADYKVRIFTGSEEFPFAGHPTLGSAHTWLQAGGVPKTDGVLVQECGAGLVRVKHDAGRLAFAAPPLTRFGPVDGGVRAQLAAGLRLPEDALLDASWLVNGPEWIGVLLGSAEQVLSIEPDLVAMGDLKVGVIGPHEPGAAVDFEVRTFIPGDAMVEDPVTGSFNAGAAQWLIGSGRAPREYIAAQGTALGRAGRVHVKAEDGEIWVGGASATCIQGTVLL
- a CDS encoding YnfA family protein translates to MTTLKSIVLFVLAAVAEIGGAWLIWQAVREGKAWWWAGLGILALGIYGFFAAFQPDAHFGRVLAAYGGVFIVGSLAWGMLMDGFRPDRWDIIGAAICVVGVAVIMFAPRSGA